One Curtobacterium sp. MCLR17_032 genomic window carries:
- a CDS encoding NUDIX domain-containing protein codes for MPTPDFVLSLREKVGTELLWLTGVTAVVTRGEGDDRELLVVRRADNGALTPVTGIVDPGEEPAVAAEREVLEEADVVAVAERLAWVQTLEPMTYPNGDRAQYMDLVFACRWVSGDPYPADGENTEAFWAPVTSLPDMPENMRRRVDAALADEVAARFER; via the coding sequence ATGCCCACCCCCGACTTCGTCCTGTCCCTGCGCGAGAAGGTCGGCACCGAGCTGCTCTGGCTGACCGGCGTCACCGCGGTCGTCACCCGCGGCGAGGGCGACGACCGCGAACTCCTGGTGGTCCGCCGTGCCGACAACGGCGCGCTGACCCCGGTCACCGGCATCGTCGACCCGGGCGAGGAACCTGCCGTCGCCGCCGAGCGCGAGGTCCTCGAGGAGGCCGACGTCGTCGCTGTCGCCGAACGCCTGGCCTGGGTGCAGACGCTGGAGCCGATGACCTACCCGAACGGCGACCGCGCCCAGTACATGGACCTCGTCTTCGCCTGCCGCTGGGTCTCCGGGGACCCGTACCCGGCCGACGGCGAGAACACCGAGGCGTTCTGGGCACCGGTCACGAGCCTCCCGGACATGCCGGAGAACATGCGCCGACGGGTCGACGCGGCCCTGGCGGACGAGGTCGCGGCGCGCTTCGAGCGCTGA
- a CDS encoding ABC transporter ATP-binding protein, whose amino-acid sequence MTTTAPTAPAAPASLSGAGAVVELDAVEKRYGTHRALAGLSLRVEPGEFLSLLGPSGCGKTTALRALAGLEAIDAGAIRIDGEDVANTPANKRDMGMVFQQYSLFPHMTVRQNVAFGLEMRKVPSSERKSRVVDALDMVHLADFADRFPHQLSGGQQQRVALARALVTRPRVLLLDEPLSALDAKVRVSLREEIRRIQSDLGITTVFVTHDQEEALAVSDRIAVMNAGDIEQIGTPEELYRSPSSAFTADFVGQSNRLSGDLRGGDVFVYGFRVPALDLTVADGPVLAYVRPEDIAFAAEGVTGRVVSSSFLGSIRRTTVRLDDDTIVTVQHEVGDRRVSGDPVAVRLLGAPVAVAPVS is encoded by the coding sequence ATGACCACCACCGCACCCACCGCCCCCGCCGCCCCCGCGTCCCTGTCCGGCGCCGGCGCCGTCGTCGAGCTCGACGCCGTCGAGAAGCGCTACGGCACCCACCGGGCACTCGCGGGGCTGTCCCTCCGCGTCGAGCCGGGCGAGTTCCTGTCGCTCCTCGGACCCTCCGGGTGCGGCAAGACGACCGCACTCCGGGCGCTCGCCGGGCTCGAGGCGATCGACGCCGGCGCCATCCGCATCGACGGCGAGGACGTGGCCAACACGCCCGCGAACAAGCGCGACATGGGGATGGTCTTCCAGCAGTACTCGCTGTTCCCGCACATGACGGTGCGGCAGAACGTGGCGTTCGGGCTCGAGATGCGCAAGGTGCCGTCGTCCGAGCGGAAGTCCCGGGTCGTCGACGCGCTCGACATGGTGCACCTCGCCGACTTCGCCGACCGGTTCCCGCACCAGCTCTCCGGCGGCCAGCAGCAGCGTGTGGCACTCGCTCGCGCGCTCGTGACCCGCCCCCGCGTGCTGCTCCTCGACGAGCCGCTCTCCGCCCTCGACGCCAAGGTGCGGGTGTCCCTCCGCGAGGAGATCCGCCGCATCCAGAGCGACCTCGGCATCACGACGGTGTTCGTCACACACGACCAAGAGGAGGCGCTCGCCGTCTCCGACCGGATCGCGGTGATGAACGCGGGCGACATCGAGCAGATCGGGACGCCCGAGGAGCTCTACCGCTCGCCGTCGTCGGCGTTCACGGCGGACTTCGTCGGCCAGTCGAACCGGCTCAGCGGGGATCTCCGTGGCGGCGACGTGTTCGTCTACGGCTTCCGGGTGCCCGCGCTCGACCTCACGGTGGCGGACGGCCCGGTGCTGGCGTACGTCCGACCGGAGGACATCGCGTTCGCTGCCGAGGGCGTCACCGGACGGGTCGTCTCGTCGAGCTTCCTCGGGTCGATCCGGCGCACCACCGTCCGGCTCGACGACGACACCATCGTCACGGTCCAGCACGAGGTCGGCGACCGACGTGTGTCCGGCGACCCCGTCGCGGTCCGGTTGCTCGGCGCCCCGGTGGCCGTCGCACCCGTCTCCTGA
- a CDS encoding ABC transporter permease subunit, with the protein MAAVSAGAPARPAGPAGPARPAGPARSARTSRPARTGGPARAPRFGTAPSLGTAAVVLVVVGLVFAVPLVALLQFTFRQGTDGSLTTAHYTALADPANAGTYQPVFDGLGASLLIAVIAVAIVLLVLLPAQVITALHHPRLRRILEFVCLVPITVPVVVLVVGFVPVYQVVAQVFGSGAWTLSFAIGIIALPFAFRPISAAITAMDLITLTEAARSLGASWWTVTWRVLLPNLRRGILAACFLTITVVLGEYTLASFLSRTTFQTALLLVQGTDPYVAAIFSLGALVFGFLLLVAIGRIGQRRTRVRRPHPKDPA; encoded by the coding sequence GTGGCAGCGGTGAGCGCGGGAGCGCCGGCCCGTCCGGCAGGTCCGGCAGGTCCGGCACGTCCGGCAGGTCCGGCCCGTTCCGCACGCACGTCCCGTCCCGCCCGGACAGGAGGCCCGGCCCGCGCCCCGCGGTTCGGCACGGCCCCGTCACTGGGTACCGCAGCGGTCGTCCTGGTCGTCGTCGGACTGGTCTTCGCGGTCCCGCTGGTCGCGCTGCTGCAGTTCACCTTCCGTCAGGGCACCGACGGCAGCCTGACCACGGCGCACTACACGGCTCTCGCCGACCCGGCGAACGCGGGCACCTACCAGCCGGTGTTCGACGGCCTCGGTGCCTCGCTCCTGATCGCGGTCATCGCCGTCGCGATCGTCCTGCTCGTGCTGCTGCCCGCCCAGGTCATCACCGCCCTGCACCACCCACGGCTCCGCCGCATCCTGGAGTTCGTCTGCCTGGTCCCGATCACGGTGCCGGTCGTCGTGCTCGTCGTCGGCTTCGTGCCCGTCTACCAGGTCGTCGCCCAGGTGTTCGGGTCCGGCGCGTGGACGCTGTCCTTCGCCATCGGCATCATCGCGCTGCCGTTCGCCTTCCGTCCGATCTCCGCCGCGATCACCGCGATGGACCTCATCACGCTGACCGAGGCCGCCCGGTCGCTCGGTGCCTCGTGGTGGACGGTGACCTGGCGGGTGCTCCTGCCGAACCTGCGGCGGGGCATCCTCGCCGCGTGCTTCCTCACGATCACAGTCGTCCTGGGCGAGTACACCCTGGCGTCGTTCCTCTCCCGCACCACCTTCCAGACGGCACTGCTGCTCGTGCAGGGCACCGACCCGTACGTCGCCGCGATCTTCTCGCTCGGCGCCCTGGTGTTCGGCTTCCTGCTGCTCGTCGCCATCGGCCGGATCGGGCAGCGCCGCACGCGCGTCCGTCGTCCCCACCCCAAGGACCCCGCATGA
- a CDS encoding ABC transporter permease subunit, which translates to MTTASAPGVPAATLVTSEQATAAREGTPADATARRGAGPRVRRRGGVAWLGLTPFAAYVLLFLAVPAVIAVGSGFFDASGHPTLANLAALGDPSVLRAFGGSFGLSAASAVIGAVVGALVCWALAALRPDGIVRSMIDSAASVLAQFGGVMLAFAFIATIGTQGLVTAWLVSTFHWDLNADGAFLYTVPGLVIPYVYFQVPLMVLTFMPALEGVKTQWGEAAATLGASRLTYWRRVALPVLAPAFCGSLLLLFANGFSSFATAAALISQGGIVPLTIRAQLTSETIIGLQNVAGVLALGMVVVMAVVMTAYSLLQRRAARWQR; encoded by the coding sequence ATGACCACCGCATCGGCCCCCGGGGTCCCGGCCGCCACGCTCGTCACGAGCGAGCAGGCGACCGCGGCCCGCGAGGGAACGCCCGCCGATGCCACCGCCCGCCGCGGCGCCGGACCCCGTGTCCGGCGCCGCGGCGGCGTCGCGTGGCTCGGCCTCACCCCGTTCGCGGCGTACGTGCTGCTCTTCCTCGCCGTCCCGGCGGTCATCGCGGTCGGCTCCGGGTTCTTCGACGCGTCGGGCCACCCGACGCTCGCGAACCTCGCCGCGCTGGGCGACCCCAGCGTGCTGCGGGCCTTCGGCGGCTCGTTCGGGCTGTCCGCGGCCTCCGCCGTGATCGGCGCGGTGGTCGGTGCGCTCGTGTGCTGGGCGCTCGCCGCGCTCCGGCCGGACGGCATCGTCCGCTCGATGATCGACTCCGCCGCCAGCGTGCTGGCCCAGTTCGGCGGTGTGATGCTCGCGTTCGCGTTCATCGCCACGATCGGCACGCAGGGACTCGTCACGGCATGGCTCGTGTCCACGTTCCACTGGGACCTCAACGCCGACGGCGCCTTCCTGTACACGGTGCCCGGCCTGGTGATCCCGTACGTCTACTTCCAGGTGCCGCTGATGGTCCTGACGTTCATGCCCGCCCTGGAGGGCGTCAAGACCCAGTGGGGCGAGGCCGCCGCCACGCTCGGCGCCTCGCGCCTCACCTACTGGCGCCGCGTGGCCCTGCCCGTGCTGGCCCCGGCGTTCTGTGGCTCGCTGCTGCTGTTGTTCGCGAACGGGTTCTCGTCGTTCGCGACCGCCGCGGCGCTCATCTCGCAGGGCGGCATCGTCCCGCTGACGATCCGCGCGCAGCTCACCAGCGAGACGATCATCGGCCTGCAGAACGTCGCGGGCGTCCTGGCCCTCGGCATGGTCGTCGTGATGGCGGTCGTGATGACGGCGTACTCGCTGCTGCAGCGTCGAGCAGCCCGGTGGCAGCGGTGA
- a CDS encoding ABC transporter substrate-binding protein, which yields MQYKRTLTGLALAAAAVVTLAGCSATSSASTSSSDASWKTATSAQGTGGMDALVKAAKAEGQLNVIALPPTWANYGKIIDGFTKKYGIKINSANPNGSSADEVAAVKSQKGQSTAPDVLDLGNAVLQQNLGLLTDYKVANWSDIPTNLKDKDGAWTRDYTGLMSIGYDSSKITDAPKDLSDLLGSEYKGKVSIAGDPTQANQAASAVYLAALENGGSADDITKGVDFFGKLKQAGNFQNVLPSQATVASGETPVVVQWSYNNLAWGPAAGASGNKNWKTVVPEGQALSSYYSQAINKDAPHPAAARLWQEYIASPDAQNLYLQAGAFPSTLAALQKSGKVDEDALQAAGGAPKDSVELTDAQVTAAAKVLAAKWSSMMGS from the coding sequence GTGCAGTACAAGCGCACCCTCACCGGACTGGCCCTCGCCGCAGCGGCCGTCGTCACCCTCGCCGGCTGCTCGGCCACGAGCTCCGCCTCGACGAGCAGCAGCGACGCGAGCTGGAAGACCGCCACCAGCGCCCAGGGCACCGGCGGGATGGACGCCCTGGTGAAGGCAGCCAAGGCGGAGGGGCAGCTCAACGTCATCGCGCTGCCGCCGACCTGGGCGAACTACGGCAAGATCATCGACGGCTTCACGAAGAAGTACGGCATCAAGATCAACTCCGCGAACCCGAACGGGTCGAGCGCCGACGAGGTCGCCGCCGTGAAGTCGCAGAAGGGCCAGTCGACGGCGCCGGACGTGCTCGACCTCGGCAACGCGGTGCTGCAGCAGAACCTCGGCCTGCTGACGGACTACAAGGTCGCGAACTGGAGCGACATCCCCACGAACCTCAAGGACAAGGACGGCGCCTGGACCCGTGACTACACGGGCCTGATGTCGATCGGGTACGACTCGTCGAAGATCACGGACGCGCCGAAGGACCTGAGCGACCTGCTCGGCTCCGAGTACAAGGGCAAGGTCTCGATCGCCGGTGACCCCACCCAGGCGAACCAGGCCGCCAGCGCCGTCTACCTCGCGGCCCTCGAGAACGGCGGCTCGGCGGACGACATCACCAAGGGCGTCGACTTCTTCGGCAAGCTCAAGCAGGCCGGCAACTTCCAGAACGTGCTGCCGTCGCAGGCCACCGTCGCCTCGGGTGAGACCCCCGTCGTCGTCCAGTGGTCCTACAACAACCTGGCCTGGGGTCCGGCAGCCGGCGCGTCCGGCAACAAGAACTGGAAGACCGTCGTCCCCGAGGGGCAGGCGCTCAGCTCGTACTACTCGCAGGCGATCAACAAGGACGCGCCGCACCCCGCGGCCGCCCGCCTGTGGCAGGAGTACATCGCCAGCCCGGACGCCCAGAACCTGTACCTGCAGGCCGGCGCGTTCCCGTCGACCCTCGCCGCGCTCCAGAAGTCGGGCAAGGTCGACGAGGACGCCCTGCAGGCCGCCGGTGGCGCACCGAAGGACTCCGTCGAGCTGACCGACGCCCAGGTGACCGCGGCCGCAAAGGTCCTGGCCGCCAAGTGGTCGTCGATGATGGGCTCCTGA
- a CDS encoding NAD(P)H-hydrate dehydratase codes for MSEPVPVTPNLLREWALPEVGGSKYGRGQVLVVGGAAKTPGAAMLSATAALRVGGGRLTLAVAESVALHVAVALPESGVQPLPEDDGGHVAVGAIQGLADDLGSADAVLVGPGLDEPDGSRDLVAGLAAVVGDEAVVVLDAFALGVAADLVDELAPLRGRLVMTPNSGEAERLLGRDSSDDHTDAAEIAERYAAVVSLGGVVAAPDGRSWAKGTGAGGLGTSGSGDVLSGAITGLLARGADVAQATVWATQVHAAAGDRLAVQVGPMGYLASELLGEIPRVLVEFGA; via the coding sequence GTGTCTGAGCCGGTCCCCGTCACCCCGAACCTGCTCCGCGAGTGGGCGTTGCCCGAGGTCGGCGGCAGCAAGTACGGCCGAGGTCAGGTGCTCGTCGTCGGCGGCGCCGCGAAGACCCCGGGGGCCGCGATGCTCTCGGCGACCGCAGCCCTGCGCGTCGGCGGTGGGCGTCTGACCCTCGCCGTCGCCGAGAGCGTCGCCCTGCACGTCGCGGTCGCCCTGCCCGAGTCCGGGGTGCAGCCGCTCCCCGAGGACGACGGCGGACACGTGGCCGTCGGGGCGATCCAGGGCCTGGCAGACGACCTCGGATCGGCGGACGCGGTGCTCGTCGGACCGGGGCTCGACGAACCCGACGGCAGCCGCGACCTCGTCGCCGGACTCGCCGCGGTGGTGGGCGACGAGGCGGTCGTCGTGCTCGACGCCTTCGCGCTCGGCGTCGCCGCCGACCTGGTCGACGAACTCGCCCCGTTGCGCGGCCGACTCGTGATGACGCCGAACTCCGGCGAGGCCGAACGCCTGCTCGGGCGCGACAGTTCCGACGACCACACCGACGCGGCCGAGATCGCCGAGCGCTACGCCGCCGTCGTGTCCCTCGGCGGGGTCGTCGCCGCCCCGGACGGCCGCTCGTGGGCGAAGGGCACCGGTGCCGGCGGCCTCGGCACCAGCGGTAGCGGGGACGTCCTCTCCGGCGCGATCACCGGGCTGCTCGCCCGCGGGGCCGACGTCGCGCAGGCGACCGTCTGGGCGACCCAGGTGCACGCCGCCGCGGGGGACCGGCTGGCGGTGCAGGTCGGGCCGATGGGGTACCTGGCGAGCGAGCTGCTCGGCGAGATCCCGCGCGTCCTGGTCGAGTTCGGCGCCTGA
- a CDS encoding histidine phosphatase family protein produces MAVTEIWLVRHGESTANVAAARAHAAGADVIEVDHRDADVPLSPLGEEQSRALGAELAERGVDDVPVVLWVSPYRRAQQTIGIALEAGGLTEPARRVDERLRDRELGVLDRLTRTGCANLHPDEEQRRQWLGKYYHRPAGGESWVDVMLRLRTLFADVDRIQDADRLVIAAHDAVVMLAMAVCLDLDEPELMAFAEDHTVANASLTRLRRDALGGPWTLEEFSGTGHLDEDPDAAVTEHEGRKDDTRV; encoded by the coding sequence ATGGCCGTCACCGAGATCTGGCTCGTCCGTCACGGCGAGTCCACCGCGAACGTCGCGGCAGCCCGTGCGCACGCCGCCGGCGCCGACGTCATCGAGGTCGACCACCGCGACGCCGACGTCCCGCTGAGCCCCCTCGGCGAGGAGCAGTCGCGGGCACTGGGCGCCGAACTCGCCGAGCGCGGAGTCGACGACGTCCCCGTCGTGCTGTGGGTCTCGCCCTACCGCCGCGCGCAGCAGACGATCGGCATCGCGCTCGAGGCCGGCGGGCTCACCGAACCCGCGCGTCGGGTCGACGAGCGCCTGCGCGACCGGGAACTCGGAGTCCTCGACCGGCTCACCCGCACCGGGTGCGCGAACCTGCACCCGGACGAGGAACAGCGCCGGCAGTGGCTCGGCAAGTACTACCACCGGCCCGCCGGCGGCGAGTCCTGGGTCGACGTGATGCTCCGGCTGCGCACCCTGTTTGCCGACGTCGACCGCATCCAGGACGCCGACCGTCTGGTGATCGCCGCCCACGACGCGGTCGTGATGCTGGCCATGGCCGTGTGCCTGGACCTCGACGAGCCCGAGCTGATGGCCTTCGCCGAGGACCACACCGTCGCCAACGCGTCCCTGACCCGACTCCGACGTGACGCCCTCGGCGGTCCGTGGACGCTCGAGGAGTTCTCGGGCACCGGACACCTCGACGAGGACCCGGACGCCGCCGTCACCGAACACGAAGGCCGGAAGGACGACACCCGTGTCTGA
- a CDS encoding ice-binding family protein, with protein sequence MTGGAALGLAASLVLMASSGASAATEIDGPVKLGTAATYAVLGASAISNTGTSVLNGDVGGPPSASITGLDQAVVTGTVRTEKEAAPALQAGLTAYNKAASLTPTGGDVTNLDNRAPLVPGVYSGGALNLSNNSTLTLSGNAQSTWVFQASSTLKVGTNSRIVITGGASSCNVFWKVGSSATIQSGSQFQGTVLANTSVTAVTGATVQGRLIALNGAVTLDTNTITPAQTCPPPTTPVPNVAPQITSGTPTAGTTGQPYSYTVTATGTPTPTFTATGLPAGLTIDSTTGVISGTPTAPGSSTVTITASNGTAPVDTQVVTVRVVTPTPTPTPTPTTPAPTPTTPTPTATTPAGTTPTGSPTGGAGTGNGRTPTGTLAFTGSDPTVPLSIAGVLLAAGIGLTVVARRRRAARV encoded by the coding sequence ATGACGGGCGGTGCCGCGCTCGGCCTCGCAGCGTCGCTCGTCCTCATGGCGTCGTCCGGCGCCTCCGCCGCCACCGAGATCGACGGGCCCGTGAAGCTCGGGACCGCGGCGACCTACGCCGTGCTGGGCGCCAGCGCCATCTCGAACACCGGGACGTCAGTCCTCAACGGTGACGTCGGCGGCCCTCCGAGTGCGTCCATCACGGGGCTCGACCAAGCGGTCGTCACCGGCACCGTGCGGACCGAGAAGGAGGCCGCCCCCGCTCTGCAGGCCGGCCTCACGGCGTACAACAAGGCCGCGTCCTTGACGCCGACCGGCGGCGACGTGACGAACCTCGACAACCGCGCACCGCTCGTGCCGGGGGTCTACTCCGGTGGCGCGCTGAACCTCTCGAACAACAGCACCCTGACGCTGAGCGGCAACGCCCAGTCGACATGGGTGTTCCAGGCGTCGTCGACGTTGAAGGTCGGGACGAACAGCAGGATCGTGATCACCGGTGGCGCGAGCTCGTGCAACGTCTTCTGGAAGGTCGGCAGCTCCGCGACCATCCAGAGCGGTTCGCAGTTCCAGGGCACGGTCCTCGCCAACACCTCCGTGACGGCTGTCACCGGAGCGACCGTCCAGGGACGGCTGATCGCGCTGAACGGCGCCGTGACGCTCGACACGAACACGATCACCCCGGCGCAGACCTGCCCGCCGCCCACCACCCCCGTGCCGAACGTCGCCCCGCAGATCACCTCCGGGACGCCGACGGCCGGCACCACCGGTCAGCCCTACAGCTACACCGTGACCGCCACCGGCACGCCGACCCCGACCTTCACCGCCACCGGTCTGCCGGCCGGTCTGACGATCGACAGCACCACGGGCGTCATCTCCGGCACCCCGACCGCCCCGGGCTCCTCGACCGTGACGATCACCGCCTCGAACGGCACCGCTCCGGTCGACACCCAGGTGGTCACCGTCCGGGTCGTGACGCCCACGCCGACCCCCACCCCGACGCCGACCACTCCGGCACCGACGCCCACCACACCGACACCGACGGCCACCACGCCGGCCGGGACGACCCCGACCGGCAGCCCGACCGGCGGCGCCGGCACCGGCAACGGGCGGACCCCGACCGGGACGCTGGCCTTCACCGGTAGTGACCCGACCGTCCCGCTGAGCATCGCCGGCGTACTGCTGGCCGCGGGCATCGGCCTGACCGTCGTCGCCCGACGTCGTCGCGCAGCGCGGGTCTGA
- a CDS encoding glycoside hydrolase family 38 C-terminal domain-containing protein: MHQDEPLVEARIARLVRDRVDPNVHRRASPVTVEAWQVPDEPVPFADAVTQQYEPFTVGSPWGGRPWGTTWFKVTGTVPADFGTAPGTTAELHVDLGFTKRQAGFQAEGLAWRPDGSTIKAIEPLNDSVPLQVGPGESFTLYIEAGANPDIGGDSFQGATPLGSKHTAGDAPIYRLRALEVVERDDTVWELQQDLWVLRGLMAELPTDGTRGADVLRVLERAADALDPDDVAGTAADARAVLADALAVPASGSAHRAIAVGHAHIDSAWLWPVRETKRKCARTFSNVLDLMDRDPDFTFACSSAQQYAWIRDEYPEVFGRIKQRVAEGRWIPVGGMWVESDTNLPGGEALARQFVAGKRFFLEEFGVDTPEAWLPDSFGYTGALPQIVRAAGSKWFVTQKPSWNETNVIPHTSFLWEGIDGSRVLTHLPPADTYNSDVSPADLHRGERNNKERGVANTSMLLYGFGDGGGGPTREMVAAARRQHDLDGSPRVELGTPAAVFEELERALPTPGVWSGEMYLEFHRGTYTSQIRTKQGNRRSEHLLREAELWAATAAVRLGQEYPYDALESAWHTVLLQQFHDILPGSSIAWVYENAEAEYARVAGVLEELIGTATTALATGGPDSDTADRPGGTPSAATHVRFNASPVPADGVRALGAEPVDAARAVPPVRDGDRFVFDTGVVTATVDAGGHVVSLVDHATGRDAVAPGEAAAEYTVFRDTPNQWEAWDIDRAYQRHGSVLQATSVTVEGDALVVVRPFGRSTVTTRYTATQGQPELVVETEADWHEQQKLLKLSFPLDLKADQASSEIQFGHIDRPTHQNTSWDFARFETSAHRWVHVAEPGFGVAVANDSTYGHDVTRRTRADGGTTTQVRESLVRGPKFPDPEADQGHHVFRTVLRVGASVLDAADSGYRLNLPVRAVPGDRVVEPLVTVSSPQVFVEAVKLAEDRSGDVVVRLYEALGGRATDVGVDFGFAVAGVTRVDLLERPLDGAGPWADDAPVVLTLRPFELVTLRIRRA, from the coding sequence ATGCACCAGGACGAACCCCTCGTCGAGGCCCGGATCGCACGACTCGTCCGCGACCGCGTCGACCCGAACGTCCACCGTCGCGCCTCGCCGGTCACGGTCGAGGCCTGGCAGGTCCCCGACGAACCCGTGCCCTTCGCCGACGCCGTCACCCAGCAGTACGAACCGTTCACCGTCGGCTCCCCGTGGGGCGGCCGGCCGTGGGGCACCACCTGGTTCAAGGTCACCGGCACCGTCCCCGCCGACTTCGGCACCGCCCCGGGCACCACCGCCGAGCTGCACGTCGACCTCGGGTTCACCAAGCGGCAGGCCGGCTTCCAGGCCGAGGGGCTCGCCTGGCGTCCGGACGGCTCCACGATCAAGGCCATCGAGCCGCTCAACGACAGCGTCCCGCTGCAGGTCGGTCCGGGGGAGTCGTTCACGCTCTACATCGAGGCCGGCGCGAACCCCGACATCGGTGGCGACTCGTTCCAGGGCGCCACCCCGCTCGGCTCGAAGCACACCGCCGGCGACGCCCCGATCTACCGGCTCCGCGCCCTGGAGGTCGTCGAGCGCGACGACACCGTCTGGGAACTGCAGCAGGACCTCTGGGTGCTCCGCGGCCTGATGGCGGAACTGCCGACCGACGGCACCCGCGGCGCCGACGTCCTCCGCGTGCTCGAACGGGCCGCCGACGCGCTCGACCCGGACGACGTGGCCGGCACCGCCGCCGACGCCCGGGCCGTCCTGGCCGACGCGCTCGCCGTCCCCGCCAGCGGGTCGGCGCACCGGGCGATCGCGGTCGGGCACGCGCACATCGACTCCGCCTGGCTGTGGCCGGTGCGCGAGACGAAGCGCAAGTGCGCCCGCACCTTCTCGAACGTGCTCGACCTGATGGACCGCGACCCCGACTTCACCTTCGCCTGCTCGTCCGCGCAGCAGTACGCCTGGATCCGCGACGAGTACCCGGAGGTGTTCGGCCGCATCAAGCAGCGCGTCGCCGAGGGCCGGTGGATCCCGGTCGGCGGCATGTGGGTCGAGTCGGACACGAACCTGCCCGGTGGTGAGGCCCTGGCCCGCCAGTTCGTCGCCGGCAAGCGGTTCTTCCTGGAGGAGTTCGGCGTCGACACCCCCGAGGCCTGGCTCCCCGACTCGTTCGGCTACACCGGCGCCCTGCCGCAGATCGTCCGGGCCGCGGGCTCGAAGTGGTTCGTCACGCAGAAGCCGTCGTGGAACGAGACGAACGTCATCCCGCACACCTCGTTCCTGTGGGAGGGCATCGACGGATCCCGGGTCCTCACGCACCTGCCCCCGGCGGACACCTACAACTCGGACGTCTCGCCCGCCGACCTGCACCGCGGCGAGCGGAACAACAAGGAGCGCGGCGTCGCGAACACCTCGATGCTGCTCTACGGCTTCGGGGACGGCGGTGGTGGTCCCACCCGCGAGATGGTCGCGGCCGCCCGCCGGCAGCACGACCTGGACGGCTCACCGCGGGTCGAGCTCGGCACCCCGGCCGCGGTGTTCGAGGAGCTCGAGCGCGCCCTGCCCACCCCCGGCGTGTGGTCCGGCGAGATGTACCTCGAGTTCCACCGCGGCACGTACACGTCGCAGATCCGCACGAAGCAGGGCAACCGCCGCTCCGAGCACCTGCTCCGCGAGGCCGAGCTCTGGGCCGCCACCGCAGCCGTCCGGCTCGGTCAGGAGTACCCGTACGACGCACTCGAGTCCGCCTGGCACACCGTGCTGCTGCAGCAGTTCCACGACATCCTGCCCGGCTCGTCGATCGCCTGGGTCTACGAGAACGCCGAGGCCGAGTACGCCCGGGTCGCCGGGGTCCTCGAGGAGCTGATCGGCACCGCGACGACCGCGCTCGCCACCGGTGGTCCGGACTCCGACACCGCCGACCGGCCGGGAGGCACGCCCTCCGCCGCCACGCACGTCCGGTTCAACGCGTCCCCGGTCCCCGCCGACGGCGTCCGCGCCCTGGGTGCCGAGCCGGTCGACGCGGCGCGAGCCGTGCCTCCCGTCCGGGACGGCGACCGCTTCGTCTTCGACACCGGCGTCGTCACGGCGACCGTCGACGCTGGCGGGCACGTCGTCTCGCTCGTCGACCACGCGACCGGCCGCGACGCCGTCGCGCCGGGGGAGGCCGCCGCCGAGTACACCGTGTTCCGGGACACCCCGAACCAGTGGGAGGCGTGGGACATCGACCGCGCCTACCAGCGGCACGGGTCAGTGCTGCAGGCGACGAGCGTCACCGTCGAGGGGGACGCGCTCGTCGTGGTCCGCCCGTTCGGCCGCTCCACCGTCACCACCCGGTACACCGCGACCCAGGGGCAGCCGGAACTGGTCGTCGAGACCGAGGCCGACTGGCACGAGCAGCAGAAGCTCCTGAAGCTGTCGTTCCCGCTCGACCTCAAGGCCGACCAGGCCTCGAGCGAGATCCAGTTCGGGCACATCGACCGGCCGACGCACCAGAACACCTCGTGGGACTTCGCCCGCTTCGAGACGAGCGCCCACCGCTGGGTGCACGTCGCCGAACCCGGGTTCGGGGTCGCCGTCGCGAACGACTCCACCTACGGCCACGACGTCACCCGGCGGACCCGTGCCGACGGTGGGACCACGACGCAGGTGCGCGAGTCGCTGGTACGCGGGCCGAAGTTCCCCGACCCCGAGGCCGACCAGGGCCACCACGTGTTCCGGACCGTGCTGCGGGTCGGCGCCTCGGTGCTCGACGCGGCGGACTCCGGGTACCGGCTCAACCTGCCGGTCCGTGCCGTGCCGGGGGACCGTGTCGTGGAGCCGCTCGTGACGGTGTCGTCGCCGCAGGTGTTCGTCGAGGCCGTGAAGCTCGCCGAGGACCGCTCCGGCGACGTCGTCGTCCGGCTCTACGAGGCACTCGGCGGCCGGGCGACCGACGTCGGCGTCGACTTCGGGTTCGCCGTCGCCGGGGTGACCCGGGTCGACCTGCTCGAGCGCCCGCTGGACGGTGCCGGTCCCTGGGCGGACGACGCACCCGTGGTCCTGACCCTGCGGCCCTTCGAGCTCGTCACCCTGCGCATCCGGCGGGCCTAG